The genomic window GTATGGGACTTGCTGGTTTAAGTATTTACGTTGGTAATAAACCAATTGAACACTTATTTTTACTCCACAATACAATCGTAGGATTTTTTGCTGGATTTATTGTTGTTGGTTTATGTTTATTTTTCTTCTTAAGATGAAGTTGTGACTTAAACCCAGCCGTAACTTTAACAAGATACTTAAATGGAACTAACACAGGTAGATATGCATTAATGAAATTTGCTATGCAAGTTTTAGGAATGTTTGCTGCTGCAGGAATCATTTATGCTATTGGAATTAATACTTCAACAACAGGAATGCCTAACTCACCAATTTTAGCCGATGTTGCTGCAGGCAAAGCTTTTGATAATGCGAAAAGTGATGATGTGATGGCTGGTTCAACTTGAATTTTCTTCACTGAATTAGTTATGACTGCAATATTATTATTCCCAATTTTTTCACCAAACATTAATGATAAATACCGTGATTTAATGATTATGTTCATCATTTCACTTTCAGTATGAATGGGAATCCTTGGTGGTTCAGCGGCTATTAACCCAGCTCGTGGATTAGCTCAACAACTTCCATACTTATTTAATGCAGCAAGTACTGGTGCGACTGTATCAAATTCATTTATTGGCGGAACAGTAGCAATGACACTTGGTTCAAGTTTAGCTCCAGTATTCTACTTATTCATCCAAGGAGTTACACAAAAATATGTAAATCCTTTCGTAGTATATTGCATTAAATTCAAAAACGACAGAAATAATAATATGACAACAAAATAATAAATTAGGATGTCTAATAAACATCCTTTTTATTTTTAAATTTAATAAAAAAATGCAGCATAAGCTACAATTTATAGTAACAAGTATTTTTCATCAAGAAGGAAGTCAAATAGATTAAGAATTAATATTCCTTCATCAGTATAATGTGTTCTTAAATGTTTAGTTATAATAATTTTTTTGAATGAATCCCTTATTCTTTTGAATGAGTTGGTTTCTTGAACCATTTTTTCCACATTTGAAATTTCTAATGCAACTTGAACATAAACTTTATTTAAAAAGTCATTGCAAACAAAGTCTACTTCTGCATATTTAAGACTTGCATCCCCATCTCCACTATTAT from Mycoplasma anserisalpingitidis includes these protein-coding regions:
- a CDS encoding aquaporin is translated as MNKTKYGIFDFFKFTKKRRQNTQEPANKQTWIKHALSEFIGTIFISMGLAGLSIYVGNKPIEHLFLLHNTIVGFFAGFIVVGLCLFFFLRWSCDLNPAVTLTRYLNGTNTGRYALMKFAMQVLGMFAAAGIIYAIGINTSTTGMPNSPILADVAAGKAFDNAKSDDVMAGSTWIFFTELVMTAILLFPIFSPNINDKYRDLMIMFIISLSVWMGILGGSAAINPARGLAQQLPYLFNAASTGATVSNSFIGGTVAMTLGSSLAPVFYLFIQGVTQKYVNPFVVYCIKFKNDRNNNMTTK